Proteins from a genomic interval of Pseudomonas asplenii:
- a CDS encoding recombinase family protein: MPTAFSYARFSSAIQKKGSSLERQQAMVGSWLHRHPNYALGDLTFQDLGKSGWKGDHIKEGGGFAELLAAVKAGVIQAGDAVLVESIDRAGRLDTLDMLTRVIAPILDAGISIITLDDNVAYTRQSLDGGSIYILLGKIQAARQYSDNLSRRLTASYDSRRRLAAEGKTPKRITPVWLTSHGVVIQEVAAQVKQAFELYTSGLGKAVIAKRMRESGIAALAKTSGPGVEGWLRNEAAIGRWNGSQVYEPIVDISLYQLAQIEGEKRKTAPRAKTATHFLVGLVKCGCCGHNFIMRTIQGVQVSMRCRKRQELNGCDNKKVIPKEIIDTVYKYTSVTAALEVASREHSGVNEKAIIAAESKLLEVSKQLQELSSAILTVGAIPEVLAQLQQVQEVREATERELAVLKATVVPSANGWIEQGRVWELERNDPQRLSALLRSVGYKITIHPDGRLVSDSGITYRYAGVDRKENRYRLMQGDKLMLILKGPEEDYPYWEPFEEVAGESTWDEADYEDLRRQYETSD; the protein is encoded by the coding sequence ATGCCTACAGCATTCAGCTACGCACGATTCTCCAGTGCCATTCAAAAGAAGGGCTCAAGCCTTGAGCGTCAGCAGGCAATGGTCGGTAGCTGGTTACATCGACACCCCAATTACGCTTTGGGTGACCTGACGTTCCAAGACTTGGGCAAGAGCGGTTGGAAGGGCGATCACATCAAAGAAGGGGGTGGTTTTGCTGAGTTGCTAGCCGCTGTAAAAGCTGGCGTGATTCAGGCGGGGGATGCTGTTTTGGTTGAGTCTATCGACAGGGCGGGACGCCTAGACACGCTGGATATGCTTACAAGAGTTATCGCACCGATTCTGGACGCTGGCATATCCATCATTACCCTTGACGACAATGTCGCCTACACACGCCAGAGCTTGGATGGCGGTTCCATCTACATTCTGCTGGGTAAAATCCAAGCTGCTCGCCAGTACAGCGATAACTTGAGCCGTCGTCTCACGGCCTCCTACGACTCTCGCCGTAGGCTTGCGGCAGAGGGTAAGACGCCCAAACGTATTACGCCCGTATGGCTTACCTCGCATGGTGTTGTGATCCAAGAGGTTGCAGCTCAGGTGAAACAAGCCTTTGAGTTGTACACATCAGGACTTGGTAAGGCAGTCATTGCGAAACGGATGCGTGAGTCTGGTATTGCTGCACTAGCTAAAACGTCTGGGCCAGGTGTGGAGGGCTGGCTTCGTAATGAGGCTGCGATAGGGCGATGGAATGGCTCACAGGTATACGAACCAATCGTAGACATCTCGCTGTATCAGCTTGCACAGATTGAAGGCGAGAAACGCAAGACGGCCCCCAGAGCAAAGACAGCCACTCATTTTCTTGTAGGGTTGGTGAAATGCGGATGCTGTGGCCACAACTTCATCATGCGCACCATCCAAGGTGTTCAGGTTTCCATGAGGTGCAGGAAGCGGCAGGAACTGAATGGTTGCGATAACAAGAAAGTGATTCCCAAAGAAATCATTGATACGGTTTACAAATACACATCTGTCACCGCTGCTTTGGAGGTTGCAAGCCGCGAGCATAGTGGCGTGAATGAAAAGGCGATCATTGCCGCTGAATCCAAACTACTTGAAGTCTCCAAACAGTTGCAGGAGCTATCCTCTGCAATTTTGACTGTAGGTGCCATTCCTGAAGTGTTAGCCCAGCTCCAGCAGGTGCAAGAAGTACGGGAGGCCACCGAGCGAGAATTGGCCGTGCTGAAAGCCACTGTAGTTCCGTCAGCTAACGGATGGATCGAACAGGGCAGAGTGTGGGAGCTTGAGCGAAACGATCCTCAGCGCCTCTCCGCTTTGCTCCGTAGCGTTGGTTACAAAATCACGATTCATCCTGATGGTCGTCTCGTCTCTGATTCCGGTATTACATATCGCTACGCGGGCGTTGATCGAAAGGAGAACCGATACAGGCTGATGCAGGGTGACAAGCTCATGTTGATCCTGAAAGGGCCAGAGGAAGATTACCCGTACTGGGAACCGTTTGAGGAAGTGGCGGGGGAATCGACGTGGGATGAGGCGGATTATGAAGACCTGCGACGCCAGTACGAAACATCAGATTGA
- a CDS encoding ATP-binding protein, whose translation MDARLNAFLERADAFLSRLEPLLPAPRQVIDWDRCLAARWQREGRSGFLLPLEVSLDMRLSDLIGVDRQREQLARNTRQFIDGLPANHALLWGSRGTGKSSLIRALLAEHAGAGLRLIEIERDHLADLPRVVEQLMKLPQRFVLFCDDLSFESGEGDYRVLKSVLDGSLEQAPDNVLLYATSNRRHLVPEKESDNENWQRVDGELHPSEAVEDKIALSDRFGLWLSFYPFTQEHYLSVVEHWIGELARKAGLPWQRDAELDVLAVRWATGRGNRNGRCAYQFARYWVGLKLLEQAR comes from the coding sequence GTGGATGCCCGATTGAATGCCTTTCTGGAGCGCGCCGACGCGTTCCTCTCCCGCCTGGAGCCGCTGTTGCCCGCCCCCCGCCAGGTGATCGACTGGGATCGTTGTCTGGCGGCGCGCTGGCAGCGCGAAGGCCGCAGCGGTTTTCTGTTGCCGCTTGAGGTCAGTCTGGACATGCGTCTGTCCGACCTGATCGGCGTCGACAGGCAACGTGAGCAACTGGCACGCAATACCCGGCAGTTCATCGATGGCCTGCCGGCCAACCACGCCCTGCTCTGGGGGTCGCGAGGTACCGGCAAGTCTTCGCTGATACGAGCCCTGCTGGCCGAACATGCCGGTGCCGGCCTGCGCCTGATCGAAATCGAGCGGGATCACCTGGCGGACCTGCCACGGGTGGTGGAACAACTGATGAAACTGCCGCAACGTTTCGTACTGTTTTGCGACGACCTTTCGTTCGAGTCCGGCGAGGGCGACTATCGGGTGCTCAAGAGCGTCCTCGATGGTTCGCTGGAGCAGGCCCCGGATAACGTGCTGCTGTATGCGACGTCGAACCGGCGGCATCTGGTCCCGGAGAAGGAAAGCGACAACGAGAACTGGCAACGCGTGGACGGCGAGTTGCATCCCAGCGAAGCGGTGGAGGACAAGATAGCCCTGTCTGATCGATTCGGGCTGTGGCTGTCGTTCTATCCGTTCACCCAGGAGCACTACCTCAGTGTGGTCGAGCACTGGATCGGCGAGCTGGCGCGCAAGGCCGGCTTGCCATGGCAGCGCGATGCCGAGCTGGATGTCCTGGCGGTACGCTGGGCCACCGGACGGGGTAATCGCAATGGTCGCTGTGCCTATCAGTTTGCACGTTACTGGGTTGGATTGAAGTTGTTGGAGCAGGCACGATGA
- a CDS encoding GAF domain-containing protein: MIDLQKAGAGLDGYGLLHAQLESLLADERDFIANAAQFSAFLFNQLDDLNWAGFYLNRDGELVLGPFQGQVACVRIPFGRGVCGAAAASLQTQRVEDVHAFAGHIACDSASNSELVVPLVKDGRLIGVLDLDSPRLARFTEADQAGIEQLAAIFLRLTDC, translated from the coding sequence ATGATCGATTTGCAAAAAGCGGGAGCTGGGTTGGACGGCTACGGATTGCTCCATGCACAACTGGAGTCGCTGCTGGCGGACGAGCGGGATTTCATCGCCAACGCGGCGCAGTTCTCAGCGTTTCTGTTCAATCAGTTGGACGACCTGAACTGGGCGGGTTTCTACCTCAATCGCGATGGCGAGCTGGTGCTCGGACCGTTCCAGGGGCAGGTCGCCTGCGTGCGGATTCCCTTCGGCCGCGGGGTCTGCGGGGCGGCGGCGGCCAGTCTGCAGACTCAACGGGTCGAGGATGTGCATGCGTTTGCCGGGCATATTGCCTGTGACAGCGCATCGAACAGTGAACTGGTGGTCCCGCTGGTCAAGGACGGCCGCCTGATCGGCGTACTTGACCTTGACAGCCCGCGCCTGGCCCGTTTCACCGAGGCCGATCAGGCCGGCATCGAGCAACTGGCGGCGATTTTCCTGCGCCTGACCGATTGCTGA
- a CDS encoding transporter substrate-binding domain-containing protein, translating into MPTRFKDYLTIITGILLCLSAHAKPGDVTGFALLSRSGPGHMEVRLDKEQSRWLQDRRGLVLGTSSPDYPPFDITASGRDYEGITADYAGILSGALGLPIKVHSFATREAAIQALEDGQIDLLGSANGFEAVNKNISLSIPYAIDQPVLVTREGETRSLTDGLAGMRLSMVYHYLPLDEIKAQYPEAIIQFYPSYLNAINAVAFDQADVFLGDTISTHYLINKGYLRNVKMANFGKHEAYGFSFAVQGDEPLLLGIVNNILKAIPTGERESIAQRWSAGSDILLTDHKLQLSPREEQWLKANPQVRVVVNEALAPITFFDADGNFRGVTADLLELIRLRTGLRFEIQKSRSLDDMISRIDSGKADIIAAISPTNAREDRLHFSRPYMENSFVLLTTKGRDSPVNLEQMQNKRLAITRGNPLIDYLRREFAQIRLVETDDSLKAVELLAQGQVEGAVGSLVIANYLIASQVFDDKLQISATIGTQQAVFTLATARGATELGSILDKALLSIAPDELGIVNSRWRGYTPASDSYWRNYHRLIIQIIIGASVLLLLSLGWNAYMRRQIRQRQLAERALSDQFEFMRALVNGTPHPIYVRDRQGLLQTCNDSYLEAFSAKLEDLIGKSALEGARALGNEQEAGQYQADYLRVIEEGKPLICDRTLHIGGRELTLYHWILPYRNSLGEVQGIIGGWIDISERRQLVEELRSAKEQADEANRAKSTFLATMSHEIRTPMNAVIGMLELTLKRADQGHLDRPAIEVAYNSARDLLELIGDILDIARIESGRLSLSPERVNLEELVESVVRVFDGLARQKSLSLVIEAPAREQRCDVLVDPLRFKQILSNLISNAIKFTERGQVSVGLTLQPGESARQVQVQLRVEDTGIGISEADQMRLFQPFAQADNSGQLARSGAGLGLVICRSLCEMMGGTLTLASVPGQGTQVNVSLRLDSLEPLQGQVEREPQISPAVHELNVLVVDDHPANRLLMCQQLGYLGHRYSTAQNGAIGLQIWKNEHFDLVIVDCNMPVMNGYELTRQLREHETQHALPRCTVFGFTANAQPEERTRCLQAGMDDCLFKPISLTALNSKLADLRALPFEPPFSVEGLYALTGGEPKLVRRLMDELLNSCQADRQELQAMPLELGATAFIDLAHKIKGAARIIQAARLVEDCEALETACERNAPETAVESARAAVIQTLSTLEDALRQYLDGQERKKSAKDGSAAQTNPPEME; encoded by the coding sequence ATGCCCACGCGCTTTAAGGATTATCTGACAATCATCACGGGAATACTCCTGTGCCTGTCAGCGCATGCAAAACCCGGCGATGTCACCGGCTTCGCCCTGCTCAGCCGTTCAGGCCCTGGCCATATGGAGGTGCGGCTCGACAAGGAGCAGAGCCGCTGGCTGCAGGACAGGCGGGGGTTGGTCCTGGGCACTTCGTCCCCGGATTATCCGCCCTTCGATATCACTGCCAGCGGGCGTGACTACGAAGGGATCACGGCGGACTACGCGGGCATTCTCTCCGGCGCCCTCGGGCTGCCCATCAAGGTACACAGCTTCGCCACCCGGGAAGCCGCCATCCAGGCTCTGGAGGACGGGCAGATCGATCTGCTGGGCAGCGCCAACGGCTTCGAAGCCGTCAACAAGAACATCTCGCTGTCGATCCCCTACGCCATCGACCAGCCGGTGCTGGTCACCCGCGAGGGTGAAACCCGCTCGCTGACCGATGGCCTGGCCGGGATGCGCCTGAGCATGGTCTATCACTACCTGCCCCTGGACGAAATAAAGGCCCAGTATCCCGAGGCGATCATCCAGTTCTATCCCTCCTACCTCAATGCCATCAACGCCGTGGCCTTCGACCAGGCCGACGTGTTCCTGGGCGACACCATCTCGACCCACTACCTGATCAACAAGGGCTACCTGCGCAATGTGAAAATGGCCAACTTCGGCAAGCATGAAGCCTACGGTTTCAGCTTTGCCGTACAGGGTGACGAGCCTTTGTTGCTGGGCATCGTCAACAACATCCTCAAGGCCATCCCGACCGGCGAGCGTGAAAGCATCGCGCAACGCTGGAGTGCCGGCAGCGATATCCTGCTGACCGATCACAAGTTGCAACTGAGCCCCCGCGAAGAGCAATGGCTCAAGGCCAATCCGCAGGTGCGCGTGGTAGTCAACGAGGCCCTGGCCCCGATCACCTTCTTCGATGCCGATGGCAATTTCCGTGGCGTGACCGCCGACCTGCTGGAACTGATCCGGCTGCGCACCGGCCTGCGCTTCGAAATCCAGAAGTCCCGCAGCCTGGACGACATGATCAGCCGGATCGACAGTGGCAAGGCCGATATCATCGCCGCCATCAGCCCGACCAACGCCCGGGAGGACCGCCTGCACTTCAGTCGGCCCTACATGGAGAACTCCTTCGTCCTGCTCACCACCAAAGGCCGGGATAGCCCCGTCAATCTCGAGCAGATGCAGAACAAGCGCCTGGCCATCACGCGCGGCAACCCCCTGATCGATTACCTGCGCCGCGAGTTCGCACAGATCCGTCTGGTGGAAACCGACGACAGCCTCAAGGCGGTCGAACTGCTTGCCCAGGGCCAGGTGGAAGGCGCGGTGGGGTCGCTGGTGATCGCCAACTACCTGATCGCCTCGCAAGTGTTCGACGACAAGCTGCAGATCAGCGCCACCATCGGTACCCAGCAAGCGGTCTTCACCCTCGCCACCGCCCGTGGCGCGACCGAACTCGGCTCGATCCTCGACAAGGCACTGCTGAGCATCGCTCCCGACGAACTGGGGATCGTCAACAGTCGCTGGCGGGGCTATACGCCAGCTTCCGACAGCTACTGGCGCAACTATCATCGGCTGATCATCCAGATCATCATCGGTGCCAGCGTGCTGTTGCTGCTGTCACTGGGCTGGAATGCCTACATGCGCCGCCAGATCAGGCAGCGCCAACTGGCGGAACGGGCCCTGAGCGACCAGTTCGAATTCATGCGCGCCCTGGTCAACGGCACCCCGCACCCGATCTACGTGCGTGACCGCCAGGGCCTGTTGCAGACCTGCAACGACAGTTATCTGGAAGCCTTTTCGGCGAAGCTGGAAGATCTGATCGGCAAAAGCGCGCTGGAGGGCGCACGCGCCCTCGGCAACGAACAGGAAGCCGGCCAGTACCAGGCCGATTACCTGCGGGTCATCGAGGAAGGCAAACCGCTGATCTGCGACCGCACGCTGCACATCGGCGGCCGCGAGCTGACGCTCTACCACTGGATACTGCCCTACCGGAACTCGCTGGGAGAGGTGCAAGGCATCATTGGCGGCTGGATCGACATCAGCGAGCGGCGCCAGTTGGTCGAGGAACTGCGCAGTGCCAAGGAACAGGCCGACGAGGCCAACCGGGCCAAGAGCACCTTCCTGGCGACCATGAGCCATGAAATCCGCACGCCGATGAACGCGGTGATCGGCATGCTGGAACTGACCCTCAAACGTGCCGACCAGGGACATCTGGATCGCCCGGCCATCGAGGTCGCCTATAACTCGGCCAGGGATCTGCTGGAACTGATCGGCGATATTCTCGATATCGCCCGTATTGAATCCGGTCGTCTGAGCCTCTCTCCCGAACGGGTCAACCTGGAGGAGCTGGTGGAGTCGGTCGTTCGCGTCTTCGATGGCCTGGCGCGCCAGAAAAGCCTGAGCCTGGTGATCGAGGCGCCAGCCCGTGAGCAACGCTGCGATGTGCTGGTCGACCCACTGCGTTTCAAACAGATTCTGTCCAACCTGATCAGCAATGCCATCAAGTTCACCGAGCGGGGCCAGGTCAGCGTCGGCCTGACCCTTCAACCCGGCGAATCGGCACGACAGGTCCAGGTACAACTGCGGGTCGAAGACACCGGCATCGGGATCAGCGAAGCCGACCAGATGCGTCTGTTCCAGCCCTTTGCCCAGGCCGACAACTCCGGGCAACTGGCCCGCAGTGGTGCCGGACTCGGTTTGGTGATCTGCCGCAGCCTCTGTGAAATGATGGGCGGAACGCTGACGCTTGCCAGCGTTCCGGGCCAGGGCACGCAGGTCAACGTTTCCCTGCGGCTGGACAGTCTGGAACCGCTACAGGGACAGGTCGAACGTGAACCGCAGATATCTCCTGCCGTGCATGAACTGAATGTTCTGGTGGTCGACGACCACCCCGCCAACCGTCTGTTGATGTGCCAGCAACTGGGCTACCTGGGCCATCGATACAGCACCGCACAGAATGGTGCCATCGGCTTGCAGATCTGGAAGAACGAGCATTTCGACCTGGTGATCGTCGATTGCAACATGCCTGTCATGAATGGTTATGAGCTGACCCGGCAGTTGCGCGAGCACGAAACACAACATGCGCTGCCGCGCTGCACGGTGTTCGGCTTTACCGCCAATGCCCAGCCGGAAGAGCGCACCCGCTGCCTTCAGGCCGGGATGGATGACTGCCTGTTCAAGCCGATCAGCCTGACCGCACTGAACAGCAAGCTCGCCGACCTGCGCGCATTGCCTTTCGAGCCGCCGTTCAGTGTCGAAGGCCTGTACGCCTTGACCGGCGGCGAACCCAAGTTGGTTCGTCGACTGATGGACGAGTTGCTCAACAGTTGCCAGGCCGACCGTCAGGAATTGCAGGCAATGCCCCTGGAACTCGGCGCCACGGCCTTCATCGATCTGGCGCACAAGATCAAGGGCGCGGCCCGCATCATCCAGGCCGCGAGACTGGTCGAGGATTGCGAGGCGCTGGAAACCGCCTGCGAGCGCAATGCCCCGGAGACTGCAGTCGAAAGTGCCCGCGCGGCGGTCATCCAGACCCTCTCGACGCTGGAGGATGCCTTGCGGCAGTACCTTGACGGACAGGAGAGAAAAAAATCCGCGAAGGATGGCTCCGCCGCCCAGACAAATCCCCCCGAAATGGAGTAA
- a CDS encoding HD domain-containing phosphohydrolase — MPSSTPMRKRRFPLHIHISILFTCLLLLTGTLLGIFNYRHTTRIILSSSEKLFGKIQEDVQQDLQNTYQPIRHLLSLLAIDKCNSATTLAERLALLRPFTQALNDNPDLASLYLGYTDGDFFMVRPLRDPAVRAYVKGPANAAFQVWSIERDASTGSLQSQSLFYDADLTLISRQENHEEIYDPRTRTWFGTALGDIGQITTTPYVFFSTHNVGTTLARRSSSTVVIAADLTLADLSATLRKHKVTPDTEIVLFDDQGNAVAYPDYDKLSALGDERLMPVRDLSPALQQFMDPANTRDHHMRTRDRQWIVARSTLSEGGPTGLQLALLVPEDQLLAEAYQLRWQGALLTLATLLLCLPLGWLTSRLLVKPLNALVREADAIRSFNFNYPATPSSPVLEIDQLTVSMSRMKSTLASFFEISASLSAETRFEQLLQRVLNETMKIGQARAGLLYLVNGENRRLEPQGLIIDGVQQNPQAFDIRSDAATDSRRASWLSQLDSHDNTVSTLGFEQAEDLQKVMLALEMPSVHLIGIRLHNRHGETVGVLALLLPDSGTENDLESLKPDRIAFISAISGTAAACIESQHLQVRQKQLLDAFIQLLAGAIDAKSPYTGGHCQRVPVLTMMLAKAAAASEQPAFKDYVPSEDEWEALHVAAWLHDCGKITTPEYVVDKATKLETLNDRIHEIRTRFEVLKRDAWVDYWQARVLEGGDEQALAATRDARLNALDDDFAFVAQCNLGSEAMAEADLERLRGIAQRTWIRTLDDRLGVSWEENRRQARTPAPNLPVSEYLLADKPEHLLERNDSEQMPANNPWGFQLDVPFYKFNRGELYNLSITRGTLTHEERFIINDHMVQTIMMLSRLPFPGHLSTVTEIAGGHHEKMDGTGYPKRLKREQMSLPARMMAIADIFEALTAADRPYKKAKSLSEALGIMAAMCRDAHIDPQLFELFMQEEIYLQYANSYLQPQQIDAIDVPGLLAKAGLQG, encoded by the coding sequence ATGCCCAGTTCGACGCCCATGCGCAAGCGCCGGTTTCCCCTGCACATCCATATCAGCATCCTGTTCACCTGCCTGCTGCTGCTGACCGGCACCCTTCTGGGGATATTCAACTACCGGCACACCACCCGCATCATCCTCTCCAGCAGCGAAAAGCTCTTCGGCAAGATCCAGGAGGATGTTCAACAGGACCTGCAAAACACCTATCAACCCATTCGACATCTGCTGAGCCTGCTGGCCATCGATAAATGCAACTCGGCAACTACCCTGGCAGAACGCCTGGCCCTGCTCAGGCCCTTCACTCAGGCACTCAATGACAACCCCGACCTCGCCTCGCTGTACCTCGGTTATACCGACGGAGACTTCTTCATGGTCCGGCCGCTGCGCGATCCGGCCGTGCGGGCCTACGTCAAGGGGCCAGCGAATGCGGCCTTCCAGGTCTGGAGCATCGAGCGCGATGCCAGCACCGGCAGCCTGCAATCGCAATCACTGTTCTACGATGCCGACCTGACCTTGATCAGTCGCCAGGAGAATCACGAAGAGATCTACGATCCACGCACCCGCACCTGGTTCGGCACGGCCCTGGGCGACATCGGCCAGATCACCACCACGCCCTACGTGTTTTTCTCCACCCACAATGTTGGCACCACACTGGCCCGGCGCAGTTCCTCGACGGTGGTGATCGCCGCCGACCTGACCCTGGCGGACCTGTCGGCCACTCTGCGCAAGCACAAGGTCACTCCCGATACCGAGATCGTCCTGTTCGACGACCAGGGCAACGCGGTGGCCTATCCCGACTATGACAAGTTGAGCGCCTTGGGTGACGAGCGGCTGATGCCGGTCCGTGACTTGAGCCCTGCGTTGCAACAGTTCATGGACCCGGCCAATACACGCGACCATCACATGCGTACCCGGGATAGGCAATGGATCGTCGCCCGCAGCACTCTCTCCGAAGGCGGGCCGACCGGCCTGCAATTGGCCCTGCTGGTGCCAGAGGACCAGTTGCTGGCCGAGGCCTATCAGCTACGTTGGCAAGGCGCGCTGCTGACCCTGGCGACATTGCTGCTGTGCCTGCCGCTGGGCTGGCTGACCTCCAGGCTCCTGGTCAAACCCCTGAATGCGCTGGTCCGTGAGGCCGATGCGATCCGCAGCTTCAACTTCAACTACCCGGCCACGCCGAGTTCGCCCGTGCTGGAAATCGACCAGTTGACGGTGTCGATGAGTCGCATGAAGAGCACCCTCGCCAGTTTCTTCGAAATATCCGCCAGCCTCTCGGCGGAAACCCGCTTCGAACAATTACTGCAGCGGGTACTCAACGAAACGATGAAGATCGGCCAGGCCCGGGCGGGCCTGCTCTACCTGGTCAACGGCGAAAACCGGCGGCTCGAGCCGCAGGGTCTGATCATCGACGGCGTCCAGCAAAATCCGCAAGCGTTCGACATCCGCAGCGATGCCGCCACGGATAGCCGGCGAGCAAGCTGGCTGAGCCAACTCGACAGCCACGACAATACGGTCAGCACCCTGGGCTTCGAGCAGGCCGAAGACTTGCAGAAGGTGATGCTCGCCCTGGAAATGCCGAGCGTTCACCTGATCGGCATCCGCCTGCATAACCGTCACGGCGAAACCGTCGGCGTCCTGGCACTGCTGCTACCCGACAGCGGCACCGAAAACGATCTGGAAAGCCTCAAGCCGGACCGGATCGCCTTCATCAGCGCGATATCCGGTACCGCGGCGGCGTGCATCGAGAGCCAGCACCTGCAGGTCAGGCAGAAACAACTGCTCGACGCATTCATTCAACTACTGGCAGGCGCCATCGACGCCAAGAGCCCCTATACCGGCGGCCATTGCCAACGTGTCCCGGTACTGACCATGATGCTGGCCAAAGCCGCCGCCGCCAGCGAGCAGCCGGCATTCAAGGACTACGTCCCGTCGGAAGATGAGTGGGAAGCCTTGCACGTGGCCGCCTGGCTGCATGATTGCGGCAAGATCACGACGCCTGAATATGTGGTCGACAAGGCGACCAAGCTGGAGACCCTCAACGACCGCATCCATGAAATACGCACGCGCTTCGAAGTCCTCAAACGCGATGCCTGGGTCGACTATTGGCAGGCGCGCGTGCTGGAGGGCGGCGATGAACAGGCGCTCGCGGCGACGCGCGATGCCCGCCTGAATGCCCTGGACGATGACTTTGCCTTTGTCGCCCAGTGCAACCTCGGCAGTGAGGCCATGGCCGAGGCCGACCTGGAACGGCTACGCGGCATCGCCCAACGCACCTGGATACGGACCCTGGACGATCGCCTCGGCGTCTCCTGGGAGGAGAACCGACGGCAGGCGCGCACGCCCGCCCCCAACCTGCCCGTCAGCGAATACCTGCTGGCCGACAAGCCCGAGCACCTGCTCGAACGCAACGACAGCGAACAGATGCCGGCCAACAACCCCTGGGGGTTCCAACTCGACGTGCCGTTTTACAAGTTCAACCGGGGCGAGCTCTACAACCTGAGCATTACCCGGGGCACCCTGACCCACGAAGAACGCTTCATCATCAACGATCATATGGTGCAGACCATCATGATGCTCAGTCGCCTGCCCTTCCCCGGGCACCTGTCGACGGTCACGGAAATCGCGGGCGGTCATCACGAGAAAATGGACGGGACCGGCTACCCGAAACGGCTGAAACGCGAACAGATGAGCCTGCCGGCGCGCATGATGGCGATTGCCGATATCTTCGAGGCGCTGACCGCCGCCGATCGCCCCTACAAGAAAGCCAAGTCGCTGAGCGAGGCGCTGGGCATCATGGCCGCGATGTGCCGGGATGCCCACATCGACCCGCAGTTGTTCGAACTGTTCATGCAGGAGGAAATCTACCTGCAGTACGCCAACAGTTACCTGCAACCCCAGCAGATCGACGCAATCGACGTACCAGGGCTGCTGGCCAAGGCCGGGCTACAAGGCTGA